One genomic segment of Xyrauchen texanus isolate HMW12.3.18 chromosome 5, RBS_HiC_50CHRs, whole genome shotgun sequence includes these proteins:
- the LOC127643739 gene encoding uncharacterized protein LOC127643739 → MAADDLQQQNKKQLENEGKELMTDDSNQRYEHKYLTEVIVLAHNLTGLKQEVNNLKRQITESQTELTHAKNRIDQLEMEAQDRHKDPGRRESQEVIHRLQTALTAAKQQEQLEKTAREHLEKVLFHKDSLLKTANSELLDKDARIMACEGQLNVSRAGVKVLTQQLDNTKDELDMVQRELRHSYLLQKEPQQERHLTPPLAISRETSPSQAQIYKGRRQTPMLNTSSDSFLKASAAAEGKGLIQTNLETTRVATLKDLNRMARHIPAFTPELAGDHDVHAYLRDIDFHLQSLMSVNHQDRLHLIWITSSPELRRFLARQPENIQSNYQQLKQAIIREFSESKNGLIAALDTKQGRHETPYVYYHRLRRAYFGARNKPGMEEDTSFKCLFLQNLHPMVSHHLGIMACPHTMPIQQLRDLTQKAFNKHKASPSEHHRTSHSSLQQHPPVHLSNRCQTEAAQRQLETPVTELQELLALAKELLEQNSPEEYWEEQTSDSCPTPLRQAQVSTAARAE, encoded by the coding sequence atggctgctgacgaccttcagcaacagaacaaaaagcaactggaaaacgagggaaaagaactaatgacagacgactcaaaccagaggtatgagcacaaatatctgactgaggttatcgtcctggcccacaacctcacaggtttgaaacaggaggtaaacaacctcaaacgccagatcactgagtcccaaacggagctgacacatgctaaaaaccgcatagaccagctagagatggaggctcaggacagacacaaggaccctggcagaagggagtcacaggaggtaatccacagacttcaaacggctctgacagctgctaaacaacaagagcagctggaaaagacagccagagagcacctggaaaaggtactctttcacaaagattcactgttaaaaacagcaaattctgaactcttggacaaagatgccagaatcatggcctgtgaaggtcaactgaatgtgtccagagctggagttaaagtgctgactcagcagctggacaacaccaaagatgaacttgacatggtccaacgagaactgagacactcttacctgctgcaaaaggaaccacagcaggagagacatctcactcccccacttgcaatcagcagagaaacctcccccagccaagcacagatttacaaagggaggagacaaacccctatgcttaacacgtcatcggacagtttccttaaagcttctgcagccgcggaaggaaaaggattgattcagacgaatcttgaaacgacacgtgtagcgacactcaaagacctcaaccgaatggccagacatatccctgcatttacaccagagcttgcaggagaccatgacgtccacgcttacctgcgagacattgactttcacctgcagtctttgatgagtgtgaaccatcaagatagactccatctgatctggatcacgtccagcccagagttgcgacgctttctggctcgacagccagaaaacatccagtctaactaccagcagctgaaacaagccatcataagggaattctcagagtctaaaaacggactgatcgctgccctagacaccaaacagggtcggcatgaaactccctatgtttactaccacagactcagacgagcttacttcggagctcgcaacaaacctgggatggaggaggacaccagcttcaagtgccttttcctccaaaacctccatcctatggtaagtcaccatttaggcattatggcctgcccccacacaatgcctatccaacaactgcgtgacctgacacagaaagcctttaacaaacacaaggcctcacccagcgaacaccacaggacgtcccacagcagtctacaacaacatcctcctgtacacctttcaaacaggtgccaaacagaggctgcacaaagacagctagaaacgcctgttactgagttacaagagctgctagcactagcaaaagagctcctggaacagaactcccctgaggagtactgggaagaacaaacctctgactcttgcccaacaccactcaggcaagctcaagtcagcactgctgccagagcagagtaa